One part of the Prionailurus bengalensis isolate Pbe53 chromosome B2, Fcat_Pben_1.1_paternal_pri, whole genome shotgun sequence genome encodes these proteins:
- the POLR1H gene encoding DNA-directed RNA polymerase I subunit RPA12 — protein sequence MDSGRSRSHFQSDLDFCPDCGSILPLPGVEDTVTCIRCGFSVDVRDFEQKVVRTTFVFHKVGTAVPVAADEGPEFQGPVVDRRCSRCGHEGMAYHTRQMRSADEGQTVFYTCTSCRFQEKEDS from the exons ATGGACTCTGGGCGCTCCCGCTCCCACTTCCAGTCGGACCTGGACTTCTGTCCGGACTGCGGCTCCATCCTGCCCCTGCCCGGGGTTGAGGACACAGTCACCTGTATCCGCTGTGGCTTTTCCGTCGACGTGCGAG ACTTCGAGCAGAAGGTGGTCAGGACCACGTTTGTGTTCCACAAGGTGGGGACGGCGGTGCCCGTGGCGGCGGACGAGGGGCCTGAGTTCCAGGGGCCCGTG GTGGACCGGCGCTGCTCGCGATGCGGCCACGAGGGAATGGCCTACCACACCCGGCAGATGCGCTCAGCCGACGAAGGGCAGACCGTCTTCTACACCTGCACCAGCTGCAG GTTTCAGGAGAAAgaagactcttga